A part of Halobacillus shinanisalinarum genomic DNA contains:
- a CDS encoding ABC transporter substrate-binding protein: protein MKLHKKTSFFTVLALFTLIVLAACGSTNEEETNAEGTSASDESSYTVEHAMGTTEISGTPEKVVILTNEGTEALLSMGVKPVGAVESWLGDPWYNHISEDMQGVEVVGVESEINLEKIASLKPDLIIGNKMRQEDMYSKLSQIAPTVFSETLRGDWQENFKLYAKALNREDKGEEVLNDFDAHVEKVRKSLGDKVNQEISVVRFMAGTTRIYWKDSFSGIILEQIGFNRVEEQKKLFDEDNKMGVFAVEVGKELIPEMDGDHIFHFTYAPDGDKEALATEEEWTTNPLWKKLSAVQEGNVKKVDDAIWNTAGGVIAANKMLEDIEEYFK, encoded by the coding sequence ATGAAATTACATAAAAAAACTAGTTTTTTTACGGTTCTTGCCCTTTTTACACTAATCGTACTGGCGGCCTGTGGAAGTACAAATGAGGAAGAAACAAATGCAGAAGGTACATCTGCAAGCGATGAATCAAGTTACACTGTAGAACATGCAATGGGTACAACAGAAATTAGCGGCACTCCAGAAAAAGTCGTTATTCTAACAAACGAAGGAACAGAAGCACTGTTATCTATGGGGGTTAAACCCGTTGGTGCTGTAGAGTCTTGGTTAGGAGATCCTTGGTATAATCATATTAGTGAAGACATGCAAGGCGTGGAAGTCGTAGGAGTGGAAAGTGAAATTAACTTGGAAAAAATTGCTTCTTTAAAACCTGACTTAATTATCGGTAATAAAATGCGTCAAGAAGATATGTACAGCAAGCTGAGTCAGATTGCCCCAACTGTATTCTCTGAAACATTAAGAGGAGATTGGCAAGAAAACTTTAAACTCTACGCTAAAGCTTTAAACCGTGAGGACAAAGGAGAAGAAGTTCTTAATGACTTTGATGCCCATGTTGAAAAAGTAAGAAAAAGCCTTGGTGATAAAGTAAATCAAGAGATATCTGTTGTACGTTTCATGGCTGGAACAACTAGAATCTATTGGAAAGACTCATTTTCCGGTATTATTCTTGAACAGATTGGTTTTAACCGCGTAGAAGAACAAAAGAAATTATTCGATGAAGATAACAAAATGGGTGTATTTGCTGTAGAAGTTGGCAAAGAGTTAATCCCTGAGATGGACGGAGATCATATTTTCCACTTCACTTATGCGCCAGATGGCGACAAGGAAGCACTGGCAACAGAAGAAGAATGGACAACGAATCCACTTTGGAAGAAACTGAGTGCCGTCCAGGAAGGTAACGTAAAAAAAGTTGATGACGCGATTTGGAATACAGCAGGCGGGGTCATTGCAGCCAATAAAATGCTTGAGGACATAGAAGAATATTTTAAGTAA
- a CDS encoding spore coat protein, whose product MNPYHSGYVEVPPLLYSMKNPSSADAFGHHSFSHDNKWIALESHAASKSMAETNFTSALMMRDTNVRYAHIEMALQQITLQEGFAEVIKQRGWSFSPHVGVADQINTYQHFQTLFHEYN is encoded by the coding sequence ATGAATCCCTACCATAGTGGATATGTTGAAGTACCCCCTTTGCTGTATTCTATGAAAAACCCATCTTCTGCCGACGCATTCGGCCACCACAGTTTTTCTCATGATAACAAATGGATCGCTCTAGAATCACATGCTGCATCAAAGTCTATGGCAGAAACAAACTTTACCTCTGCCCTTATGATGAGGGACACAAATGTTAGGTATGCCCATATTGAAATGGCATTACAGCAGATAACATTGCAAGAAGGTTTTGCAGAAGTGATTAAGCAAAGAGGATGGTCATTCTCACCCCATGTTGGTGTAGCTGATCAAATCAACACTTACCAGCATTTTCAGACCCTTTTTCATGAATACAATTAA
- a CDS encoding NAD(P)H-dependent flavin oxidoreductase, whose translation MWNQTKLTETLDIKFPIIQAGMAGGVTTSEIVASVSNAGALGSLGAGYMDPKEMQTLIQDIKQKTKHPFAVNVFVPETPKHNPEQIEKANKLLQPFLNDLAIKANDGEVPRVFEQQIDKIIEEQVPICSFTFGIPSKPVIDKLKEHHILLVGTATTVKEAILNEEAGMDAVVAQGSEAGGHRGTFDRPFENSMIGTMSLVPQTVDHVSIPVIAAGGIMDARGVIAALMLGAQGVQMGTAFVTSEESGAKKQHKEAITTSTEDATTVTTTFSGKPARGIDNQFIQEMRQHENILPDYPIQNTLTKGIRKAAAEQNKPHYMSLWAGQSPLLSQKTSATDLLLSIIKDTEVILTTFNNDS comes from the coding sequence TTGTGGAACCAAACGAAATTAACCGAAACGTTAGACATTAAGTTTCCAATTATCCAAGCAGGCATGGCTGGCGGAGTCACTACGTCAGAAATTGTAGCCTCTGTTTCAAATGCCGGGGCACTAGGGTCGCTAGGAGCAGGGTATATGGACCCTAAGGAAATGCAGACGCTCATTCAAGACATTAAACAAAAGACGAAACATCCATTTGCAGTAAATGTATTTGTTCCCGAAACACCAAAACACAACCCAGAACAAATAGAAAAAGCCAACAAGCTGTTACAGCCTTTCTTAAATGACTTAGCAATAAAAGCAAACGATGGTGAAGTCCCCCGTGTATTTGAGCAGCAAATCGACAAAATCATTGAAGAGCAAGTGCCGATTTGCAGCTTTACGTTCGGGATTCCATCCAAACCTGTGATCGATAAATTAAAAGAACATCATATTTTGTTAGTTGGCACAGCAACTACCGTCAAAGAAGCGATTCTAAATGAAGAAGCAGGAATGGATGCAGTGGTTGCTCAAGGAAGTGAAGCCGGAGGACATCGAGGGACATTCGATCGTCCATTTGAAAACTCCATGATCGGAACAATGTCGTTGGTACCTCAGACGGTTGATCATGTGTCTATTCCTGTCATTGCCGCTGGCGGGATAATGGATGCCCGCGGCGTAATCGCTGCCCTGATGTTGGGTGCTCAAGGAGTGCAAATGGGAACTGCCTTTGTTACTAGTGAAGAGAGCGGAGCTAAGAAGCAACATAAGGAAGCGATTACTACTAGTACAGAAGACGCTACTACAGTGACCACTACATTTAGCGGGAAACCAGCCAGAGGGATAGATAACCAGTTCATTCAGGAGATGCGCCAACACGAGAATATTTTGCCGGATTATCCTATTCAGAACACATTAACAAAAGGGATAAGAAAGGCAGCTGCTGAACAAAACAAACCTCACTATATGTCGCTCTGGGCTGGACAGAGTCCACTACTCAGCCAGAAAACATCTGCAACAGATCTTTTATTAAGTATCATAAAAGATACAGAAGTGATTCTCACAACATTTAATAACGATTCATAA
- the ftsX gene encoding permease-like cell division protein FtsX, which yields MKFRTLGRHTREGSKSVWRNGWMTVSAIGAVTTTLLLVGVFLALMLNLNEIASNIEDDVEVKVLLELTASEEQITNLREQIEDISEVGAISFSSKEEELNQLIDSLGDKGQAFELFKQSNPLNDAFVIKPENLIDAVDIAEEIEQMEHVYQVDYGEEVAQQIFQFNQYARTIGLALIIGLVFTAIFLISNTIKITIIARRKEIGIMKLVGATNSFIRWPFFIEGLLLGVLGSIIPIAAVGTGYYYLYFNLRDKIQFEFIELLPFYPFALQLSGIILAIGAFIGVWGSVMSVRKFLKV from the coding sequence ATGAAATTTAGAACCCTCGGCAGACACACACGTGAAGGAAGTAAAAGTGTTTGGCGTAACGGATGGATGACTGTTTCCGCGATTGGAGCTGTGACGACAACACTGTTGCTTGTCGGTGTTTTTTTGGCACTCATGCTTAATTTGAACGAGATCGCGTCAAATATTGAAGATGATGTAGAAGTTAAAGTCTTACTTGAGCTGACAGCTTCAGAGGAGCAAATTACTAATCTAAGGGAACAAATTGAGGACATTTCTGAAGTTGGAGCGATTTCTTTTTCTTCAAAAGAAGAAGAATTAAATCAACTGATTGATAGTCTTGGTGATAAGGGACAAGCTTTTGAATTATTTAAACAAAGTAACCCTTTAAATGACGCGTTTGTTATTAAACCGGAAAACCTTATAGATGCGGTTGATATAGCGGAAGAAATAGAACAGATGGAGCATGTGTATCAGGTAGATTACGGTGAAGAAGTCGCTCAGCAGATTTTCCAGTTTAACCAATATGCAAGAACAATCGGACTGGCATTAATTATTGGACTTGTCTTTACAGCTATCTTTCTTATTTCAAATACGATCAAAATAACAATTATCGCTCGACGCAAGGAAATTGGAATTATGAAACTGGTTGGAGCAACGAATTCGTTTATCCGTTGGCCGTTTTTTATCGAGGGACTGCTATTAGGTGTCCTTGGATCAATTATTCCAATTGCTGCGGTAGGTACAGGGTATTATTATCTTTATTTCAACTTGCGAGATAAGATTCAATTTGAATTTATTGAACTGCTGCCATTTTATCCATTTGCCTTGCAGCTATCAGGAATTATTTTGGCAATTGGGGCCTTCATTGGCGTTTGGGGAAGCGTAATGAGTGTTCGTAAATTCTTAAAAGTATAA
- a CDS encoding murein hydrolase activator EnvC family protein produces MKKINTAMFAVLFVAGSLLSTTGSVLANSELDNVKDKLNDLQGEQGSVNEQQGEISEKKEETQSKISENEEEQSETESQIASIDKELSETQEKLRAKEDEIKKNEEAIQRNEAEIKKLEEEIKALKKRIEKREELLTERLRAMQQSGGDIKYLEVIMGSQNFGDFIDRASAVTTIMDQDKDIMDTHMAEKKLLEEKKVEVEERKQELEKQKQELEKQKQELDAIKQELDGKLAEKEELMADLELQHEQLHKHKMDLEEEQSILSNQEATIQQAIENAKSEQSQIQAEIERQQELERQRELERQREAAAAKEAQAGSSDANSDSDSGSSSNSNSVSASSSPAPEPTPAPVASSSNFMRPASGPVTSGYGPRGGSQHPGIDIGGNGRPVVAAASGTVLKSYYSSSYGNVVFITHYIDGQVYTTVYAHMQNRNVSTGQSVSKGTQLGLMGTTGNSTGPHLHFELHEGSWNASKSNSTNPRNYVNF; encoded by the coding sequence ATGAAAAAGATAAACACAGCAATGTTTGCGGTTTTATTCGTAGCAGGGTCCCTACTATCCACAACGGGAAGTGTATTGGCCAATTCAGAACTAGATAACGTGAAAGACAAGTTAAATGACTTACAAGGTGAACAAGGCAGTGTAAATGAACAGCAAGGTGAGATTTCAGAGAAGAAAGAAGAAACTCAAAGTAAAATTTCAGAGAATGAAGAAGAGCAGTCAGAAACAGAGTCTCAGATCGCTTCAATTGATAAGGAACTATCAGAGACTCAAGAAAAACTTCGCGCTAAAGAAGACGAGATTAAAAAAAATGAAGAAGCCATTCAGAGAAATGAAGCAGAGATCAAAAAGTTGGAAGAAGAAATAAAAGCACTCAAGAAACGTATTGAGAAAAGAGAAGAGCTTTTAACAGAGCGTTTACGTGCTATGCAGCAAAGCGGTGGAGACATTAAATATTTAGAAGTAATTATGGGCTCCCAAAACTTTGGGGATTTCATTGATCGCGCATCTGCAGTAACAACGATTATGGACCAGGACAAAGATATCATGGATACCCATATGGCTGAGAAAAAACTGCTAGAGGAAAAGAAAGTTGAAGTAGAAGAAAGAAAGCAAGAATTAGAGAAGCAAAAGCAGGAATTAGAGAAACAGAAACAAGAATTAGATGCTATTAAGCAGGAACTTGATGGGAAATTAGCAGAAAAAGAAGAGCTGATGGCTGATCTTGAACTTCAGCATGAACAGCTTCACAAGCATAAAATGGATCTAGAAGAAGAACAATCGATATTGAGTAATCAGGAAGCAACGATACAACAGGCAATTGAAAATGCAAAAAGTGAACAGTCACAAATCCAAGCAGAGATTGAGAGACAACAGGAGCTGGAAAGACAGCGTGAACTTGAAAGACAAAGAGAAGCTGCTGCAGCCAAAGAAGCACAAGCTGGCAGTTCTGACGCTAACTCCGACTCCGACTCTGGCTCTAGCTCTAACTCTAACAGCGTAAGTGCAAGCAGTTCACCTGCTCCAGAGCCAACACCTGCGCCAGTCGCTTCTAGTAGTAATTTCATGCGTCCAGCCAGCGGCCCTGTTACTTCTGGATATGGTCCCCGCGGGGGAAGCCAACATCCAGGGATTGATATTGGAGGGAACGGAAGACCAGTTGTAGCGGCTGCTTCCGGTACAGTATTAAAATCCTATTATTCTAGCAGTTATGGAAATGTTGTATTTATTACACACTATATTGATGGACAAGTATACACAACTGTTTATGCCCATATGCAAAACCGTAATGTAAGCACCGGTCAATCTGTAAGTAAAGGGACACAACTTGGTCTGATGGGTACAACTGGTAATTCCACCGGACCACACTTGCATTTTGAATTACATGAAGGTTCTTGGAATGCATCAAAGAGTAATTCTACTAACCCTAGAAACTATGTAAACTTCTAG
- a CDS encoding D-alanyl-D-alanine carboxypeptidase family protein, whose translation MKKMLLIITAVITIYSLLVPTTFAQSDASPPTIVSEAAIVMDAKSGEVIYEKNAKAQKYPASLTKIATAIYTIENADLDEKVTVSKNARHTEGTRVYLEEGEQVTLKKLLQGLLINSGNDAGVAIAEHLSGTVDQFATEINNYLKNDIGVKNTHFKNPHGLFNSEHVTTAEDLATITRYAMENEVFRNIFGTKKFEWSGEAWDTTLFSHHKLMRKKPYEEIITGGKTGYVDQSGFTLATTAKKENVSLIIITLNSDAQRGAYNDTMKLLEYGFGNFETSSIPKGTTFVGEGTDYITSKKLYFTHPLNEQVKKEVKEDGSLHITDQNGKILSSFQLSEINNDTEDVRQAKSMSTVDSGLPMENQLPNLFISIGLSIVDLFYKYT comes from the coding sequence ATGAAAAAAATGCTACTGATCATAACAGCTGTAATAACTATCTATTCGTTATTGGTTCCCACGACATTTGCTCAATCGGATGCCTCTCCCCCAACCATAGTAAGCGAAGCTGCCATTGTTATGGATGCCAAGTCGGGCGAAGTAATTTACGAGAAGAATGCGAAGGCCCAAAAGTATCCTGCTAGCCTAACTAAAATTGCAACCGCCATTTACACGATAGAAAATGCTGACCTAGATGAGAAGGTTACAGTCAGCAAAAACGCAAGGCATACTGAGGGTACTAGGGTCTATCTTGAAGAAGGGGAACAAGTAACTCTAAAGAAACTCCTTCAGGGGTTGTTGATCAATTCAGGTAATGATGCTGGTGTAGCGATTGCTGAACACCTGAGTGGCACTGTGGATCAGTTCGCTACTGAGATAAACAACTACTTAAAGAATGACATTGGTGTAAAAAACACCCATTTTAAAAATCCCCACGGCCTTTTTAACTCTGAACATGTAACTACAGCAGAAGACTTAGCAACCATTACTCGGTATGCCATGGAAAATGAAGTGTTTAGAAACATATTTGGCACAAAAAAGTTTGAATGGAGTGGTGAGGCCTGGGATACAACACTTTTTTCCCATCATAAACTAATGAGGAAAAAGCCATACGAGGAAATTATCACAGGTGGAAAAACCGGTTATGTGGATCAGTCGGGATTCACTTTGGCTACCACGGCTAAGAAAGAGAACGTTAGTTTAATTATTATCACTTTGAATAGTGATGCTCAACGGGGCGCATATAATGATACAATGAAGTTACTGGAGTATGGATTCGGAAATTTCGAGACTTCCAGTATTCCAAAAGGGACAACATTTGTGGGTGAGGGAACAGATTATATAACCTCAAAAAAGTTATATTTTACTCATCCATTAAATGAGCAAGTGAAAAAAGAAGTGAAAGAAGACGGCAGCTTGCATATTACCGATCAGAATGGTAAGATCCTATCCTCCTTTCAACTAAGTGAAATTAATAATGATACAGAAGATGTTAGACAAGCAAAAAGTATGAGCACGGTGGATTCTGGGTTACCAATGGAGAACCAGCTTCCCAATTTGTTCATCAGTATTGGTTTAAGTATTGTTGATTTGTTCTATAAGTATACTTGA
- the cccB gene encoding cytochrome c551 produces the protein MNKKLLTALFGTALVLGACGGGGGDEGTDTGGGDNGGGSTSQEQAGGDVDTQAAEQAYEQSCASCHGGDLTGAVGPNLTQVGSKYSADEIADIIKNGKGQMPAQGGNVENVENLANWLAAKK, from the coding sequence ATGAATAAGAAATTGTTAACAGCATTGTTTGGAACAGCATTAGTCTTAGGTGCCTGTGGAGGCGGAGGCGGTGATGAAGGGACTGACACTGGCGGAGGAGATAACGGGGGAGGTTCAACGAGTCAGGAGCAAGCTGGTGGAGACGTTGATACTCAAGCAGCAGAGCAAGCTTATGAGCAAAGCTGTGCCAGTTGTCACGGCGGGGATCTTACAGGAGCAGTAGGCCCTAACCTAACTCAAGTTGGATCTAAATATTCTGCAGATGAAATTGCTGATATTATTAAAAATGGTAAAGGCCAAATGCCGGCCCAAGGTGGAAACGTGGAAAATGTTGAAAACTTGGCCAACTGGTTAGCAGCAAAGAAATAA
- the ftsE gene encoding cell division ATP-binding protein FtsE, which translates to MIEMKGVYKTYPNGVTALNGVDVHIDQGEFVYIVGPSGAGKSTFTKLMFREEKPSEGSVIVNDYNLATIKERKVPYLRRNIGVVYQDFRLLPRLTVYENVAFALEVIEESPNQIRRRVMDVLDQVRLKNKARFIPDELSGGEQQRVSIARAIVNHPKLLIADEPTGNLDPDTSWEIMHILEEINGNGTTVLMATHSQEIVNTIRRRVIAIEDGQIVRDEARGEYGYEI; encoded by the coding sequence ATGATAGAAATGAAGGGAGTCTACAAGACTTATCCTAATGGTGTTACGGCTTTAAATGGAGTCGATGTACATATTGATCAAGGGGAATTTGTTTATATAGTTGGTCCAAGTGGTGCAGGGAAGTCAACTTTTACGAAGTTGATGTTCCGTGAAGAAAAGCCAAGTGAAGGGTCAGTTATTGTTAACGATTATAATTTAGCAACGATTAAAGAGCGGAAAGTTCCATATTTACGCCGAAATATTGGTGTAGTTTACCAAGATTTTCGATTACTTCCCAGATTAACCGTTTATGAAAACGTCGCATTTGCTTTAGAGGTTATTGAAGAATCTCCAAATCAAATTCGACGTCGCGTTATGGACGTTCTGGATCAAGTGCGTTTGAAAAATAAGGCTCGGTTTATTCCCGATGAATTGTCTGGGGGAGAGCAACAGAGAGTATCGATCGCACGTGCAATTGTCAATCATCCGAAACTGCTCATTGCAGACGAACCCACGGGGAACTTGGATCCTGATACCTCATGGGAAATCATGCACATCCTAGAGGAAATTAACGGAAATGGGACTACAGTTCTTATGGCTACTCATAGTCAAGAGATTGTAAACACCATACGCAGACGTGTGATTGCAATTGAGGATGGGCAAATCGTAAGGGATGAAGCACGGGGGGAATACGGCTATGAAATTTAG